From Micromonospora sp. NBC_01699, a single genomic window includes:
- a CDS encoding type I polyketide synthase translates to MSDLHERLANLPPKRLALLVLDLQKRLDAAKRSAPEPIAVVGVGCRFPGGVVGPGGLWELLVAGGEGVGVVPGDRWDVDEFFDGDPDVAGRMYTRWGHFVSGVDGFDAGFFGVSPREAVSLDPQQRLLLEVAWEALEHAGQVPARLVGSRTGVFVGIGTDDYSLMLRSADPATMDAYTGTGNAFSVAAGRLSYLLGLQGPSLAVDTACSSSLVAVHLACRSLRSGESNLALAGGVHLVLTPEGTIYLSRAKALSPDGRCKTFDASADGYGRGEGCGVVVLKRLSDARRDGDRVLAVIRGSAVNHDGPSSGLTVPNGLAQQELIRTALTDAGVTPADIDYVEAHGTGTSLGDPIEIDALAAALGEGRAPDRPVLVGSVKTNIGHLEAAAGIAGLIKLVLALQQETIPPHLHLRTPNPHIAWEKLPVEVTADGRPWPRNERPRIAGVSSFGMSGTNAHVIVAEAPAAEAPDIALTRDVHVLPLSARDDAALRVVAQRYADLLEGGASFGLVCAAAGVSRSHFPHRLAVVASDAAEAVTRLRGWLAGGEHRSITHGVVEAGRRPRIGWLFTGQGAQSVGMARGLYESEPVFRAELDRCAELLAGELDRPLLEVLFQGEGEAAQELLDQTGFTQPVLFAVEWALARLWRHWGVEPEVVAGHSVGELVAACVAGVFSLEDGLRLVAARGRLMQALPAGGAMLAVSLPVERVTSLLAGTDVVVAAVNSPVETVVAGPVDAVAVVGEKATADGVKTTALHVSHAFHSPLMASMVPAFRQVAEAVAFKSARRTVVSNVTGGVAGQEISMPGYWVDHVLAPVRFADGAVTVVGQGCTVVQEIGPHPVLLAAARQSVADDTGVAWVPSLRRNRDDWQQMMTAVATLYTRGVDLDWKSVTGGVSTASVDLPTYPFQRQRYWASVAPRQNANPPAEGGTHPLLGRNLTSPALASTVFETTLAPASHPLLTEHRIYDQIVVPGAHHLTMLAAATDSQGTATAIADVVFPQPMLLADGQARVVQVVIGTATDDGAPIQLVSRSTDDPTWTTHATATLRPADDESGTPHETPAVIQERCTADPDYVDWFYDSGWRDGLELDAGFRWQSRIWRRDGEALCRMRAVEDTDRQDRYVLHPGLIDASFQIVGATLPTAGREFAVYVPLGLDRFRLHRAHPADRPLWGHARLRPGSDPNDETLTADVRLIDDDGQVVAESRGLHLKRAERSALLRAGQSQATGLLHEIAWQPQPAASAPAEGPGRWLLCADRNGVGTAVAAALRARGHQVVVVHPGLSQEAVGEHTWQVDPADPTQVTSLLRTVAADRDVPFRGAVLLWGAIPADGEPELAGLDVAQARTLRAALHLLRGLAAVAGGTAARLHLVTRGAFPAGQATVAVAQTPLWGLGNVIELEHPELWGGQVDLDPAATDTEAAAALVGELLAPPTGDRIAVRGGERLAARLVPQRTVPAGDPAVTVAGDGTYLITGGLGALGLAVARWLVARGAGHLILVGRREPTGATETVLDDLRRAGAAVTVAQADVTRADDVTRLLTAIPADRPLRGVVHAAGVLDDGVLLQQPWENFVRVLAPKVAGGWNLHRATRDLPLDFFVLFSSAASLLGSTGQANYAAANAFLDGLAHHRRSLGLPAVSVNWGPWTEAGMAARAGQTEGRWAALGIGGITPEQGIEVLEQILHADPVQVGVLPVTWSTYLRRFPPGDEPALLRELARTARAGERRAAVATPGPRLAERLAAAAPQDRLDLLRQHVRGQVVAVLGLPATYHLEPRQKFFEIGLDSLMAIELKNTLQSQLGKPLPSTVVFEYPTVEALTTYLAQDVLVLDVSGPEKAEPEEPAARTDAMDRLKDLSENDLEDLLAKKLAALAERRSK, encoded by the coding sequence ATGAGCGACCTCCACGAGCGGCTGGCCAACCTGCCGCCCAAGCGCCTCGCGCTCCTGGTCCTCGACCTCCAGAAGCGTCTCGACGCAGCGAAGCGTTCCGCACCCGAACCGATCGCGGTGGTGGGTGTGGGTTGTCGTTTTCCGGGTGGGGTTGTGGGTCCGGGTGGGTTGTGGGAGTTGTTGGTGGCCGGTGGTGAGGGTGTTGGTGTGGTGCCGGGGGATCGGTGGGATGTGGATGAGTTTTTTGATGGTGATCCGGATGTGGCGGGTCGGATGTATACGCGGTGGGGTCATTTTGTGTCTGGGGTGGATGGTTTTGATGCGGGGTTCTTTGGGGTGTCGCCTCGTGAGGCGGTGAGTTTGGATCCGCAGCAGCGGTTGTTGTTGGAGGTGGCGTGGGAGGCGTTGGAGCACGCCGGTCAGGTCCCCGCCCGCCTGGTGGGCAGCCGGACGGGCGTGTTCGTCGGCATCGGCACCGACGACTACTCCCTGATGCTCCGTTCCGCCGACCCGGCCACCATGGACGCGTACACCGGCACGGGCAACGCGTTCAGCGTCGCCGCGGGGCGGCTGTCGTACCTGCTCGGGTTGCAGGGGCCGAGCCTGGCCGTCGACACGGCGTGTTCGTCGTCCCTGGTCGCCGTGCACCTGGCGTGTCGCAGCCTGCGGTCCGGCGAGTCGAACCTTGCCCTTGCCGGTGGCGTGCACCTGGTCCTGACCCCCGAGGGCACGATCTACCTGTCCCGGGCCAAGGCGTTGTCGCCGGATGGTCGGTGTAAGACCTTCGATGCCTCCGCTGATGGTTACGGCCGTGGTGAGGGTTGCGGGGTTGTGGTGTTGAAGCGGTTGTCGGACGCGCGGCGTGACGGTGATCGGGTTCTGGCGGTGATCCGGGGTTCGGCGGTGAACCATGACGGGCCGAGTTCCGGGCTGACCGTGCCGAACGGGCTCGCGCAGCAGGAACTGATCCGCACCGCCCTCACCGACGCGGGCGTCACCCCGGCCGACATCGACTACGTCGAAGCCCACGGTACGGGCACCTCCCTGGGTGACCCGATCGAGATCGACGCGCTGGCCGCCGCGCTCGGCGAGGGACGCGCGCCCGATCGTCCGGTGCTGGTCGGTTCGGTGAAGACGAACATCGGTCACCTGGAGGCGGCGGCCGGGATAGCCGGTCTGATCAAGCTCGTGCTGGCGCTGCAGCAGGAGACGATTCCGCCGCACCTGCACTTGCGTACGCCGAACCCGCACATCGCCTGGGAGAAGCTGCCGGTCGAGGTGACCGCCGACGGGCGGCCGTGGCCCCGGAACGAGCGGCCCCGGATCGCCGGGGTGAGTTCGTTCGGCATGAGCGGGACGAACGCCCACGTGATCGTGGCCGAGGCGCCGGCCGCGGAGGCCCCCGACATCGCGCTGACGCGCGACGTGCACGTCCTGCCGTTGTCGGCGCGGGACGATGCGGCGTTGCGTGTCGTCGCGCAGCGGTACGCAGACCTGTTGGAGGGCGGGGCGTCGTTCGGGTTGGTGTGTGCGGCGGCGGGGGTGTCGCGGAGTCACTTCCCGCACCGTCTAGCGGTGGTGGCGTCGGATGCCGCCGAGGCGGTGACGCGTCTGCGCGGCTGGTTGGCCGGCGGCGAGCACCGGTCGATAACCCACGGTGTGGTCGAGGCCGGGCGCCGGCCTCGAATCGGGTGGCTGTTCACGGGTCAGGGTGCCCAGTCGGTGGGGATGGCCCGGGGTCTGTACGAGTCGGAGCCGGTGTTCCGCGCGGAACTCGACCGGTGTGCCGAGTTGCTGGCCGGTGAGCTGGATCGACCGTTGTTGGAGGTGTTGTTCCAAGGCGAAGGCGAGGCCGCCCAGGAACTCCTGGACCAGACGGGGTTCACCCAGCCGGTGCTGTTCGCGGTGGAGTGGGCGTTGGCGAGGCTGTGGCGGCACTGGGGTGTGGAGCCTGAGGTGGTGGCCGGTCACAGTGTCGGTGAATTGGTGGCGGCGTGTGTGGCGGGGGTGTTCTCGCTGGAGGACGGACTCCGGTTGGTGGCGGCGCGGGGTCGTTTGATGCAGGCGTTGCCGGCGGGTGGGGCGATGTTGGCGGTGTCCCTGCCGGTCGAGAGGGTGACATCCCTTCTCGCTGGTACCGACGTCGTGGTGGCGGCGGTGAACAGCCCGGTCGAGACCGTGGTGGCTGGTCCGGTCGACGCGGTGGCAGTGGTAGGGGAGAAGGCCACCGCTGATGGGGTGAAGACGACCGCTCTGCACGTGTCGCATGCGTTTCATTCGCCGTTGATGGCGTCGATGGTGCCGGCGTTCCGGCAGGTCGCCGAGGCGGTCGCCTTCAAGTCGGCCAGGCGGACCGTTGTGTCCAACGTGACCGGTGGTGTCGCCGGCCAGGAGATCAGCATGCCCGGCTACTGGGTCGACCACGTGCTGGCGCCGGTGCGGTTCGCCGATGGGGCGGTGACCGTCGTCGGTCAGGGCTGCACGGTGGTGCAGGAGATCGGCCCGCATCCGGTGCTGCTGGCCGCCGCCAGGCAGTCGGTGGCCGACGACACCGGTGTGGCGTGGGTGCCGTCGCTGCGACGGAACCGGGACGACTGGCAGCAGATGATGACCGCCGTCGCCACCCTTTACACCCGGGGCGTGGACCTGGACTGGAAGTCTGTCACCGGCGGTGTGTCGACCGCATCAGTCGACCTGCCCACCTACCCCTTCCAGCGCCAGCGTTACTGGGCATCCGTCGCTCCTCGGCAGAACGCGAACCCGCCCGCCGAGGGCGGCACGCATCCGCTGCTGGGACGGAACCTCACCTCGCCCGCGCTCGCCAGCACCGTCTTCGAGACCACGTTGGCCCCGGCATCCCATCCGCTGCTCACCGAGCACCGCATCTACGACCAGATCGTGGTGCCCGGTGCCCACCACCTGACGATGCTGGCCGCTGCCACCGACAGCCAGGGCACCGCGACCGCGATCGCGGACGTGGTCTTCCCACAGCCGATGCTGCTGGCCGACGGTCAGGCCCGAGTGGTGCAGGTGGTCATCGGGACCGCCACCGACGACGGGGCGCCGATCCAGTTGGTCAGCCGCAGCACCGACGACCCGACCTGGACGACCCACGCCACCGCCACCCTGCGCCCGGCTGACGACGAGAGCGGTACGCCACACGAGACGCCCGCCGTCATCCAGGAGCGGTGCACCGCCGACCCGGACTACGTCGACTGGTTCTACGACAGCGGTTGGCGGGACGGGCTCGAACTCGATGCCGGGTTCCGCTGGCAGAGCCGGATCTGGCGGCGGGACGGCGAAGCTCTGTGCCGGATGCGCGCCGTCGAGGACACGGACCGTCAGGACCGGTACGTGCTGCACCCCGGCCTGATCGACGCCAGCTTCCAGATCGTCGGCGCGACGTTGCCCACCGCCGGGCGGGAGTTCGCCGTCTACGTGCCGCTCGGGCTGGACCGGTTCCGGCTGCACCGGGCTCATCCCGCCGACCGTCCGCTGTGGGGACACGCCCGACTGCGTCCCGGCAGCGACCCGAACGACGAGACGCTCACCGCCGACGTCCGACTGATCGACGACGATGGTCAGGTGGTGGCCGAGTCCCGGGGGCTGCACCTCAAGCGAGCCGAACGGTCCGCGCTGCTGCGCGCCGGCCAGTCCCAGGCGACGGGCCTCCTGCACGAGATCGCGTGGCAGCCGCAGCCCGCAGCGTCCGCCCCTGCGGAAGGCCCCGGACGCTGGCTGCTCTGCGCCGACCGGAACGGTGTCGGCACGGCCGTGGCCGCCGCGCTGCGGGCGAGGGGACACCAGGTGGTCGTCGTGCACCCCGGCCTGTCCCAGGAGGCGGTCGGCGAGCACACCTGGCAGGTCGATCCGGCCGACCCCACCCAGGTCACGAGCCTGCTCCGTACCGTGGCCGCCGACCGGGACGTCCCGTTCCGGGGTGCCGTGCTGCTGTGGGGGGCGATCCCGGCCGACGGCGAGCCGGAACTGGCCGGCCTCGACGTCGCCCAGGCGCGGACGTTGCGGGCCGCGCTGCACCTGCTCCGGGGACTGGCCGCCGTGGCGGGCGGGACTGCGGCACGGCTGCACCTGGTCACGCGGGGTGCCTTCCCGGCCGGCCAGGCAACGGTGGCCGTGGCGCAGACCCCGCTCTGGGGCCTGGGCAATGTGATCGAACTGGAGCACCCCGAACTGTGGGGCGGACAGGTGGACCTCGATCCGGCAGCCACCGACACCGAAGCCGCCGCCGCACTGGTTGGGGAACTGCTCGCACCGCCGACCGGCGACCGGATCGCCGTACGCGGGGGAGAGCGGCTGGCCGCCCGGCTCGTGCCGCAGCGGACCGTTCCGGCCGGAGACCCGGCGGTGACCGTGGCCGGCGACGGGACGTACCTGATCACCGGGGGCCTCGGTGCGCTGGGCCTGGCGGTCGCGCGCTGGCTGGTGGCGCGTGGTGCCGGGCATCTGATCCTGGTCGGTCGGCGGGAGCCGACCGGCGCGACCGAGACGGTCCTCGACGACCTGCGGCGGGCGGGTGCCGCCGTCACGGTGGCCCAGGCCGACGTGACGCGCGCCGACGACGTGACCCGCCTGCTTACGGCGATCCCGGCCGACCGGCCGCTGCGCGGCGTGGTGCACGCCGCCGGTGTCCTCGACGACGGGGTGCTGCTCCAGCAGCCGTGGGAGAACTTCGTCCGGGTGCTGGCCCCCAAGGTCGCGGGCGGGTGGAACCTGCACCGGGCCACCCGCGACCTGCCGCTCGACTTCTTCGTGCTGTTCTCCTCGGCGGCCTCGCTGCTGGGCTCCACCGGGCAGGCCAACTACGCCGCCGCGAACGCGTTCCTCGACGGGCTGGCGCACCACCGCAGGTCACTGGGCCTGCCGGCGGTGAGCGTCAACTGGGGGCCGTGGACCGAGGCCGGGATGGCGGCGCGGGCTGGCCAGACCGAGGGACGCTGGGCCGCCCTTGGCATCGGCGGTATCACCCCCGAGCAGGGCATCGAGGTGCTGGAGCAGATCCTGCACGCCGACCCGGTCCAGGTCGGTGTCCTGCCGGTCACCTGGTCGACGTACCTGCGGCGGTTCCCGCCCGGGGACGAACCGGCGCTGCTGCGGGAGCTGGCCCGGACGGCGCGCGCCGGGGAGCGGCGGGCGGCCGTGGCCACGCCGGGGCCACGACTGGCCGAACGGCTCGCGGCGGCCGCGCCGCAGGACCGCCTCGACCTGCTCCGGCAGCACGTCCGCGGGCAGGTGGTCGCGGTGCTCGGCCTGCCGGCCACGTACCACCTGGAACCGAGGCAGAAGTTCTTCGAGATCGGCCTCGACTCGTTGATGGCGATCGAGTTGAAGAACACCCTGCAGAGCCAGCTCGGCAAGCCGCTGCCGTCGACGGTGGTGTTCGAGTACCCGACCGTCGAGGCGCTCACCACCTACCTCGCCCAGGACGTCCTGGTCCTGGACGTGAGCGGCCCGGAGAAGGCGGAACCGGAAGAGCCGGCCGCCCGTACGGACGCGATGGACCGGCTCAAGGACCTCTCCGAGAACGACCTGGAAGACCTGCTGGCGAAGAAACTCGCCGCCCTCGCTGAGCGGAGAAGCAAGTGA